A window from Proteiniborus ethanoligenes encodes these proteins:
- a CDS encoding electron transfer flavoprotein subunit beta/FixA family protein, whose protein sequence is MRIIVCVKQVPDTNEVRIDPVKGTLIREGVPSIINPDDKNALEEALKIKDTHDDVEVIVLSMGPPQAREALREAIAMGADEAILLSDRAFAGADTWATSITLASAIEKIGSYDIIFCGRQAIDGDTAQVGPQIGEHLGLPQITYVENLEINGKSITAQRSLEDGYYVVKSDMPVLLTAIKELNNPRYPSVKGIYKSYRDEEKLIKVWTVEDIDVDREQIGLKGSPTQVKRSFTPESRKTGGEMLQGNPSEVARQFVVRLKERQII, encoded by the coding sequence ATGAGAATAATTGTATGTGTAAAACAAGTTCCTGATACTAATGAGGTTAGAATAGATCCAGTAAAGGGTACACTCATTCGTGAGGGTGTCCCAAGTATTATTAATCCAGATGATAAAAATGCATTAGAAGAAGCATTAAAGATAAAAGATACTCATGATGATGTTGAGGTAATAGTTCTTTCCATGGGACCACCTCAAGCAAGAGAAGCATTAAGAGAAGCAATAGCTATGGGAGCAGATGAGGCAATACTATTGAGTGATAGAGCCTTTGCAGGAGCTGATACATGGGCTACATCTATTACTCTTGCTTCTGCAATTGAGAAAATAGGAAGCTACGACATAATATTCTGTGGTAGACAAGCAATAGATGGAGATACTGCGCAGGTTGGACCACAAATAGGAGAACATTTAGGATTACCTCAAATAACTTATGTAGAAAATCTAGAAATAAACGGGAAAAGCATTACTGCACAAAGATCATTGGAGGACGGCTATTATGTAGTGAAGTCAGATATGCCAGTTCTTCTTACTGCAATTAAAGAATTAAATAATCCTAGATATCCTTCTGTAAAAGGAATATATAAATCATATAGAGATGAAGAAAAACTGATCAAAGTTTGGACAGTAGAAGATATAGATGTGGATAGAGAGCAAATAGGGCTTAAAGGCTCTCCAACTCAAGTGAAAAGGTCATTCACTCCTGAATCAAGAAAAACAGGAGGCGAAATGCTACAAGGCAACCCAAGTGAAGTAGCGAGACAATTTGTTGTAAGATTAAAAGAGAGACAGATAATATAG
- a CDS encoding electron transfer flavoprotein subunit alpha, whose amino-acid sequence MAVKVIEDKCTGCSVCVSACPFDAIEMKGDTAFITESCTSCGVCIEECAFEAIIKEEEAKAEVKDISKYKGVWVFAEQREGKLLNVAVELLGEGRRIADELGVNLTAVLLGNNIDDVAQRLVKYGADEVLYAENGLLEVYTTDGYTKVITELINERKPEIMLIGATNIGRDLGPRLSARVHTGLTADCTRLEIDKEDKKLLMTRPAFGGNLMATIICPDHRPQMSTVRPGVMERAKYDENRTGKIEKVNIRLEKEDIKAVVEKVVKSGKAEVPLEESKIIVAGGRGLGTREGFELVEKLAEKLGGVVGASRATVDVGWIEHSHQVGQTGKTVRPNLYIACGISGAIQHLAGMQDAKCIIAINKNPDAPIFKIADYGIVGDVNEIIPAMLEALDNVDDIVAAVKAVGENA is encoded by the coding sequence ATGGCTGTTAAGGTAATAGAAGATAAATGTACTGGATGTTCAGTATGTGTTAGTGCTTGTCCCTTTGATGCTATAGAGATGAAAGGTGATACAGCTTTTATAACAGAAAGCTGTACATCCTGTGGTGTTTGTATAGAAGAATGTGCTTTTGAAGCTATAATCAAAGAAGAAGAAGCTAAGGCCGAAGTTAAAGATATATCTAAATATAAGGGCGTTTGGGTATTCGCAGAGCAAAGAGAAGGAAAGCTATTAAATGTAGCAGTAGAGCTTTTAGGAGAAGGAAGAAGAATAGCTGACGAGTTAGGAGTTAATCTAACAGCAGTATTGTTAGGGAATAATATAGATGATGTAGCTCAAAGACTAGTAAAATATGGGGCAGATGAAGTATTATATGCTGAAAATGGACTATTAGAAGTATATACAACAGATGGATATACAAAGGTTATAACAGAGCTAATCAATGAAAGAAAACCAGAAATAATGCTAATAGGCGCTACTAACATTGGTAGAGATTTAGGACCTAGACTTTCTGCAAGAGTCCATACAGGCTTGACGGCAGACTGTACAAGACTTGAAATAGATAAGGAAGACAAAAAACTACTTATGACTAGACCTGCATTTGGTGGAAATCTAATGGCTACTATTATTTGTCCTGACCATAGACCACAAATGTCAACAGTTAGACCAGGAGTAATGGAAAGAGCCAAGTATGATGAAAATAGAACAGGAAAAATCGAGAAAGTAAATATTAGATTAGAGAAGGAAGATATAAAGGCAGTTGTTGAGAAAGTAGTAAAATCAGGAAAGGCAGAAGTTCCACTAGAGGAATCAAAAATAATAGTAGCTGGAGGAAGAGGACTAGGAACTCGAGAAGGCTTTGAGCTAGTTGAAAAGCTAGCAGAAAAGCTTGGTGGAGTTGTTGGTGCTTCTAGAGCTACTGTTGATGTAGGCTGGATTGAACATTCTCATCAAGTAGGCCAGACAGGTAAAACTGTAAGACCTAATCTTTATATTGCATGTGGCATTTCAGGAGCTATTCAACACTTAGCAGGAATGCAGGATGCAAAATGTATAATAGCAATAAATAAAAATCCTGATGCGCCAATATTTAAAATCGCAGATTATGGTATAGTAGGAGATGTAAACGAAATCATTCCAGCAATGCTAGAGGCATTAGATAATGTAGATGATATAGTAGCTGCTGTAAAAGCTGTAGGAGAAAATGCATAA
- a CDS encoding alpha/beta fold hydrolase, whose product MKNIELRKVKLPNGETYRYRYCSGGEKNILLIHGNLATSKYYDELMEALPEDYTIYAVDMRGFGASTYNTPISSLRDIAEDIKLFADELDLHKFDLVGWSTGGAVSMHFTANYGHMVNRLFLLASAGALGYPSYRIDENGNRILLRTKEEIAIDPAKVGFLKAIENKDKEFYKKIFDAYIFSHRKPEPNKYDEYLEDSLKQQNIVDIYYSLGSFNITDDFNGISMGTGEIKNIKVPTAVIQGEEDKLVTLQMAQSIEDGIGKNAKMILLKDSGHTPFFDKLDEVVKIITEF is encoded by the coding sequence ATGAAAAACATAGAGTTAAGAAAAGTGAAGCTACCAAATGGGGAAACCTACCGGTATAGGTATTGTTCAGGTGGGGAAAAAAACATATTGTTAATTCATGGTAACCTTGCTACATCTAAATATTATGACGAGCTTATGGAGGCTTTGCCAGAGGATTACACTATTTATGCCGTAGATATGAGAGGATTTGGAGCTTCAACCTACAATACTCCTATAAGCTCCTTAAGGGATATTGCAGAAGATATTAAACTATTTGCAGACGAACTGGATTTACATAAATTTGATTTAGTAGGCTGGTCAACGGGTGGAGCAGTCAGCATGCATTTTACTGCTAATTATGGACATATGGTTAATAGATTATTTTTATTAGCCTCTGCAGGTGCTTTAGGCTACCCTTCATATAGAATAGATGAAAATGGAAATAGAATTTTACTTAGAACTAAAGAAGAAATAGCTATTGATCCAGCCAAGGTCGGATTTTTAAAAGCAATAGAGAACAAGGATAAGGAATTCTATAAAAAAATATTTGATGCATATATATTTTCCCACAGAAAACCTGAGCCTAATAAATATGATGAATATCTAGAGGATAGCTTAAAGCAACAAAATATTGTAGATATATATTATAGCTTAGGAAGCTTTAATATAACAGATGATTTTAATGGTATTAGCATGGGAACAGGAGAAATAAAAAATATAAAAGTTCCAACTGCAGTAATACAAGGAGAAGAAGATAAGCTAGTAACCTTACAAATGGCACAAAGTATAGAAGATGGAATTGGCAAAAATGCAAAGATGATACTTCTTAAGGACAGCGGTCATACTCCTTTCTTTGATAAATTAGATGAGGTAGTTAAAATAATAACTGAGTTTTAA
- a CDS encoding methyl-accepting chemotaxis protein — translation MKGKKNRTKDNLNKSFVLGLRGKLIIIFILVITIPIVVLGAGAYLTSTSVVKSQFEELTKSLGDEVNRAIDTYFHSFEESVEYMGKESNVQSIYSNLDSRIWMLKSFENYINNYTDVANIYLGTEKGDMFVYPKATLPPGFDPRKRDWYIEAVKNNKATWIDPYIDTATKEIVISVGVPVYDTRNKLIGVLGIDIKLETLSDIITNIKVGQTGYPILYDREGIILVHKNKDLVGNTSTVPKLHEAIKAGDVEFLEYDFNENGTIKKKFATINVLNRLDWRIASSVYLDEISGHTKRLLTSTILIGGVSLMVAMIVAILLARSITNPIKSLTQSMERMKEGDFTIKSKITTKDEIGLLSESFNIMTENLSRFVRMIQDVSIDVTNASQNLAATSEETSASSEEVARTVEEIAKGASEQAQDSERGVMLVSDLAVKFAELTHNSDDMLKSAKEVMDTSISSVAIVEELQKKTELNNIGTNEIEKEILNLHERIKFIGDILQTIDSIAEQTNLLALNASIEAARAGEHGKGFAVVAEEIRKLAFDSRESSDRIKDIIVSIQAESEKTVNSMNGVKKRTDEQTKAVHEVNSAFTHISNSIDEIAQKIELITDYVGNMNRDKDKIVEAIENISSVSEETAAASEEVTASMQQQSMAVTEVAEAANKLSELAIKLNNEISRFKI, via the coding sequence GTGAAAGGAAAAAAGAATAGAACTAAGGATAATCTCAATAAAAGCTTTGTGCTAGGCCTTAGAGGGAAGCTGATTATCATATTTATTTTAGTCATAACTATTCCGATAGTGGTCTTAGGTGCAGGAGCATATTTAACATCTACATCTGTGGTCAAAAGCCAATTTGAGGAATTGACTAAAAGCTTAGGAGATGAAGTTAATAGAGCCATAGATACATATTTTCACAGCTTTGAAGAAAGTGTTGAGTATATGGGAAAGGAGTCAAACGTTCAGTCTATATACTCTAACCTAGATTCTAGGATATGGATGCTAAAAAGCTTTGAGAACTATATTAACAACTACACAGATGTAGCTAATATTTATTTAGGTACTGAAAAAGGCGATATGTTTGTATATCCTAAAGCAACCCTACCGCCAGGCTTTGATCCTAGAAAAAGGGACTGGTATATTGAGGCAGTTAAGAATAATAAAGCAACCTGGATTGACCCCTATATAGATACTGCAACTAAGGAAATAGTAATATCAGTTGGAGTTCCGGTCTATGACACACGGAACAAATTGATTGGAGTACTAGGCATAGATATTAAATTAGAAACATTATCGGATATAATTACTAATATTAAAGTGGGGCAAACAGGATATCCTATTTTATACGATAGGGAAGGAATCATATTAGTTCATAAAAATAAGGATTTAGTCGGCAATACATCAACAGTTCCAAAGCTCCATGAAGCAATTAAGGCAGGAGATGTAGAATTTTTAGAATATGATTTTAATGAAAATGGAACTATTAAAAAGAAGTTTGCAACTATAAATGTTTTAAACAGGCTGGATTGGAGGATAGCATCAAGTGTTTACTTAGATGAAATATCAGGTCATACCAAAAGACTACTAACAAGTACTATACTTATAGGCGGCGTATCTCTTATGGTGGCTATGATTGTTGCTATTTTACTTGCAAGGTCCATAACTAATCCAATAAAATCCTTAACTCAAAGCATGGAAAGAATGAAGGAAGGGGATTTTACAATAAAGTCTAAAATTACTACAAAAGATGAAATTGGATTACTAAGTGAGAGCTTTAACATAATGACGGAAAATCTTTCAAGATTTGTAAGGATGATTCAAGATGTATCAATAGACGTTACAAATGCCTCCCAAAATCTAGCAGCTACTTCAGAGGAAACCAGTGCATCCTCAGAGGAGGTAGCTAGAACTGTAGAGGAAATTGCAAAGGGGGCTTCAGAGCAAGCCCAGGATTCAGAAAGAGGAGTTATGCTGGTATCTGACCTTGCAGTTAAGTTTGCAGAGCTTACACACAACTCTGATGATATGCTAAAGTCTGCTAAGGAGGTCATGGATACAAGCATATCTAGCGTAGCTATAGTTGAAGAGCTACAGAAAAAAACTGAATTGAACAATATAGGGACAAATGAAATAGAGAAGGAAATATTAAATCTACATGAAAGAATAAAGTTTATAGGAGATATACTCCAGACCATAGATTCAATAGCTGAACAAACTAATCTCCTGGCATTAAACGCTTCTATAGAAGCTGCTAGAGCAGGTGAACATGGTAAGGGCTTCGCTGTAGTTGCTGAAGAAATTAGAAAGCTAGCCTTTGATTCAAGAGAATCATCAGACAGAATTAAAGATATTATAGTATCGATACAAGCTGAAAGTGAAAAAACTGTAAATTCTATGAATGGTGTTAAAAAAAGAACAGATGAGCAGACTAAAGCCGTTCATGAAGTCAATAGTGCCTTTACTCACATATCTAATTCTATAGATGAAATAGCTCAAAAGATTGAGCTTATTACAGATTATGTGGGAAATATGAATAGGGATAAAGACAAGATAGTAGAAGCAATTGAAAACATATCCTCTGTATCTGAGGAAACAGCAGCAGCATCTGAAGAAGTAACTGCTTCAATGCAGCAGCAATCTATGGCAGTAACTGAGGTGGCAGAGGCAGCAAATAAGCTAAGCGAGCTAGCCATAAAGCTAAACAATGAAATAAGCAGATTTAAGATATAA
- a CDS encoding Asp23/Gls24 family envelope stress response protein, translating to MEIVALVGQSGSGKSYKAIMLAKEKSIEYIIDDGLLIKGNKIVAGKSAKRENTAVSAIRRAVFMEYTHRQEVKKAIGENKPSRILILGTSDRMIDKITNALKLPDASERIYIENISTEEEINTAKQFRKKEGKHVIPVPTFEIKKDFSGYFIDSLKIWKKKEDIKEQVFEKTVVRPTFSYRGKYYISDVVIKDLTRHAASKVIGISRVYGIQIKNLEQGIIISLNAEIVYGNPIVPLISLMQHQIIYEVENMTSLNILAINVDVKKMIKM from the coding sequence ATGGAAATAGTAGCATTAGTTGGACAAAGTGGTAGTGGAAAAAGCTATAAGGCGATAATGTTAGCTAAAGAGAAAAGCATAGAGTATATTATAGATGATGGACTCCTAATAAAAGGCAATAAAATAGTTGCAGGTAAATCTGCAAAAAGAGAAAACACAGCAGTAAGTGCCATTAGAAGAGCGGTATTCATGGAATACACTCATAGACAAGAGGTAAAAAAAGCTATAGGAGAAAATAAACCCTCAAGAATTCTAATCTTAGGCACATCTGATAGAATGATAGATAAAATTACTAACGCTTTAAAGCTTCCAGATGCAAGTGAAAGAATATATATAGAAAATATTTCAACAGAGGAAGAAATAAACACAGCAAAACAATTTAGAAAAAAAGAGGGAAAGCATGTTATTCCAGTGCCAACCTTTGAAATAAAAAAAGATTTTTCAGGTTATTTCATTGATAGCTTAAAAATATGGAAAAAGAAAGAAGATATTAAAGAACAGGTATTTGAAAAAACTGTAGTTAGACCTACCTTTAGCTATCGAGGTAAATACTATATATCTGATGTGGTTATAAAGGATTTAACTAGGCATGCTGCCAGTAAGGTTATTGGCATATCTAGAGTTTATGGAATACAGATTAAAAATTTAGAGCAGGGAATTATTATAAGCCTTAATGCTGAGATTGTATACGGAAATCCAATAGTACCACTAATATCTCTTATGCAGCATCAGATAATATATGAGGTAGAGAATATGACTTCTTTGAATATTTTAGCCATTAATGTAGATGTGAAAAAAATGATAAAAATGTAA
- a CDS encoding Glu/Leu/Phe/Val family dehydrogenase, translating to MAEKTLNPFEIVQQQIRSACDKLGAEEAVYELLKQPLRTLEVNFPVKMDDGSIRVFTGYRAQHNDALGPAKGGIRFHPGVNFDEVKALSTWMTFKCGVVGVPYGGGKGGITVDPSELSPGELERLSRAYIIAISPVIGEKKDIPAPDVGTNPQIMSWMTDEYSRMRGENVPGIITGKPVAFGGSLARNEATGYGVALMMREAAKKNGLDMKDLRVVVQGFGNVGSFAAMYAEELGAKVVAISDFSCCLVDENGIDVKALREYAAKNKNKFITGFGNGTQELHREAVFGVECDIFSPCALENAITSQNVNQIKARIIVEGANGPTTPEANKVLNEKGLFVVPDILANAGGVTVSYFEWVQNLMNHYWPFDEVQEKQEQLMVKAFNEIISLSEEYNVDMRTAAYMISIKKVADAMKLRGWY from the coding sequence ATGGCAGAAAAAACTTTAAATCCTTTTGAAATTGTTCAACAGCAGATTAGATCCGCATGTGACAAGCTAGGAGCAGAAGAGGCTGTTTATGAGCTGCTTAAACAACCCTTAAGAACGCTGGAGGTAAATTTCCCAGTTAAGATGGACGACGGAAGCATTAGAGTATTTACAGGCTACAGAGCACAACATAATGACGCTCTTGGTCCAGCAAAAGGAGGCATAAGATTCCATCCAGGAGTTAACTTTGACGAAGTTAAGGCTCTATCAACTTGGATGACATTTAAATGTGGAGTAGTTGGAGTTCCATACGGTGGAGGAAAAGGTGGAATTACAGTTGATCCTTCAGAGTTATCACCTGGAGAATTAGAGAGACTTTCAAGAGCTTACATAATTGCTATATCACCTGTTATTGGTGAAAAGAAAGACATACCTGCACCAGATGTTGGAACTAATCCTCAAATAATGTCATGGATGACAGATGAGTACTCAAGGATGAGAGGGGAAAATGTTCCAGGCATAATTACTGGAAAACCTGTTGCTTTTGGCGGCTCATTAGCAAGAAATGAAGCCACTGGATATGGGGTTGCTTTAATGATGAGGGAAGCAGCTAAGAAAAACGGTCTGGATATGAAAGACCTAAGAGTAGTAGTTCAAGGCTTTGGTAATGTTGGTAGCTTTGCTGCAATGTATGCTGAGGAACTAGGTGCAAAAGTTGTTGCCATTTCTGACTTTTCATGCTGCTTAGTAGATGAGAATGGAATAGATGTAAAAGCTTTAAGAGAATATGCGGCTAAAAATAAAAATAAATTCATAACTGGCTTTGGCAATGGTACTCAAGAGCTGCATAGAGAAGCAGTTTTTGGAGTAGAATGTGATATCTTCTCTCCATGTGCATTAGAAAATGCCATAACAAGCCAAAATGTAAATCAAATAAAGGCTAGAATTATAGTAGAAGGAGCCAATGGTCCTACTACTCCTGAAGCAAACAAAGTTCTTAATGAAAAAGGATTGTTTGTAGTGCCTGATATTTTAGCTAATGCAGGTGGCGTTACTGTATCATACTTTGAATGGGTACAAAACCTAATGAATCATTACTGGCCATTTGATGAAGTACAAGAAAAACAAGAGCAGCTAATGGTTAAGGCTTTTAATGAAATAATAAGCTTATCTGAAGAATATAATGTAGATATGAGAACTGCTGCATATATGATTTCTATTAAAAAAGTAGCAGATGCTATGAAACTAAGAGGATGGTATTAA
- a CDS encoding sigma-54 interaction domain-containing protein, translating to MDKVLNILLGSLPIIARVTSGYAAITNKDGKRIKTIDSAGNEILGLKGVYYDLAKESAQKQEAVHGMSQLELGAETWCIPIEDYVLCCSNVERVSYSNSLKKSLIDALPFIARVAGGEAVVFDSEGKRLASVNSNGEVNTKFLGTISKDANEAMKKQKPVIGESNYISGANAVRIPMGTDFGFGFNNEDYVQKNHSLMNEMKKYQDAKYNFSDIIGKTSEIIRAKEIANIAAQSSSNVLIFGETGTGKEVFAQSIHNASNRFNKPFVAINCAAIPQNLMESSFFGYESGAFTGAKKGGSPGVFEQANGGTLFLDEISEMHLDLQSKILRVLQEREVRRIGSEKTISLDIRVISASNKDLDKMVKEGKFRQDLYYRLNVLDIHLPSLRYIREDIPSLVSHAIKKMNLTFGKFVEGIDEEALSILVGHNWPGNVRELMNCIEKAFNIIGNDRIIKVEHLPRNINENFSIEDINENGLDEMLQEYEKEIIEKALKLNDGIKSKTADYLKISTTTLWRKMNQLNIE from the coding sequence ATGGACAAGGTATTAAATATCTTACTAGGCTCTCTTCCCATTATTGCAAGAGTTACATCTGGATACGCAGCTATTACTAATAAAGATGGAAAAAGAATTAAGACAATAGATTCAGCAGGAAATGAAATCCTTGGATTAAAAGGTGTTTATTATGATTTGGCTAAAGAGTCCGCTCAAAAGCAAGAAGCAGTTCATGGGATGTCCCAGCTTGAACTAGGTGCAGAAACCTGGTGCATACCTATAGAGGATTATGTTCTTTGCTGTAGCAATGTTGAGCGAGTTAGCTATAGCAACTCACTAAAAAAATCTTTGATTGACGCTCTTCCATTTATAGCAAGAGTGGCAGGGGGAGAAGCTGTGGTTTTTGATAGTGAAGGCAAAAGACTAGCTTCTGTGAATTCTAATGGTGAGGTAAATACTAAATTTTTAGGAACCATAAGCAAGGATGCAAATGAGGCTATGAAAAAGCAGAAACCAGTAATTGGTGAATCTAACTATATTAGCGGAGCAAATGCAGTTAGAATACCTATGGGTACGGATTTTGGATTTGGATTTAACAATGAAGACTATGTGCAAAAAAATCATAGCTTAATGAATGAAATGAAAAAGTATCAAGATGCAAAATACAACTTCTCTGATATTATAGGGAAAACTAGTGAGATTATCAGAGCAAAAGAAATAGCTAATATTGCAGCTCAATCTAGCTCAAATGTACTGATTTTCGGAGAAACTGGAACAGGCAAGGAAGTTTTTGCACAATCCATACACAATGCAAGTAATAGATTTAATAAGCCCTTTGTAGCTATTAACTGTGCTGCTATTCCTCAAAACCTTATGGAGAGTAGCTTTTTTGGATATGAAAGCGGAGCATTTACAGGAGCAAAAAAAGGAGGATCACCTGGAGTATTTGAACAAGCTAATGGAGGAACATTATTTCTTGATGAAATAAGTGAAATGCATTTAGATCTTCAATCTAAAATACTAAGAGTATTACAGGAAAGAGAAGTAAGAAGAATAGGTAGTGAAAAAACAATATCACTTGATATACGTGTGATATCTGCCTCTAACAAGGACTTAGACAAGATGGTTAAAGAAGGTAAGTTTAGACAAGACTTGTACTATAGACTAAATGTTCTTGACATACATCTTCCGTCCTTAAGATATATAAGAGAAGACATACCATCTTTAGTAAGTCATGCAATAAAAAAGATGAACCTAACCTTTGGTAAGTTTGTTGAGGGTATAGACGAAGAAGCCTTAAGCATTCTTGTGGGTCACAACTGGCCAGGTAACGTAAGAGAGTTAATGAACTGTATAGAAAAGGCCTTTAATATAATAGGAAATGATAGAATAATTAAAGTAGAGCATTTACCTAGAAATATAAATGAAAACTTTAGCATTGAGGATATAAACGAAAATGGTCTTGATGAAATGCTTCAAGAATATGAAAAAGAAATTATTGAAAAGGCTCTTAAATTAAACGATGGTATAAAATCAAAAACTGCAGATTATTTAAAAATAAGCACAACCACATTATGGAGGAAAATGAATCAATTGAATATAGAGTAG
- a CDS encoding FAD binding domain-containing protein gives MKKFNYFAPKTVEEAVKILAGADKDTQIIAGGTDFIVQVNKKMISPEKVVDIKHIKELAYVREENEFIKIGALTNFSYLESSEILNKKAKALAIACGEVGSIQIRNLGTIGGNIVNASAAGDSIAALMALDASVVLKSEKEERTMKLEEFYRGSGDCQIRKDEILTEIFFKAPSENSATSFKKLGKRKALAIVVISIGALIEKDKDNICTKAQISLGAISRYPVRVREVEEALMGKELNRENIEACIEKISEITNVSVDNSPFKHLALYKGEAMKGIAEELFDDILADLN, from the coding sequence ATGAAAAAATTTAACTATTTTGCTCCAAAAACAGTTGAAGAAGCTGTAAAGATATTGGCAGGAGCAGATAAGGATACTCAAATCATTGCTGGAGGAACAGATTTTATTGTTCAGGTAAATAAAAAAATGATTTCACCAGAAAAAGTAGTAGATATCAAGCATATCAAGGAATTAGCATATGTTAGAGAGGAAAACGAATTCATAAAAATAGGTGCACTTACCAATTTTAGCTACCTAGAATCCTCAGAAATTTTAAATAAAAAAGCTAAGGCTCTAGCTATAGCTTGTGGGGAAGTTGGCTCAATTCAAATAAGAAATCTAGGAACTATTGGTGGAAATATAGTAAATGCTTCTGCTGCGGGAGATTCAATAGCTGCACTTATGGCTTTAGATGCTTCAGTAGTTCTTAAAAGTGAAAAAGAAGAAAGAACCATGAAGCTAGAAGAATTTTATCGTGGATCTGGAGATTGTCAAATTAGAAAAGATGAAATCTTGACTGAAATATTCTTTAAAGCTCCTAGTGAGAATTCAGCTACTAGCTTTAAAAAGCTAGGTAAGAGAAAAGCCTTAGCTATAGTTGTTATAAGCATAGGAGCATTAATAGAAAAGGATAAGGACAATATATGTACTAAGGCTCAAATATCCTTGGGAGCTATTTCAAGATATCCAGTGAGAGTTAGAGAAGTAGAAGAAGCTTTAATGGGCAAAGAATTAAACAGAGAAAACATAGAAGCATGTATCGAAAAAATATCTGAAATAACTAATGTTAGCGTTGACAACTCACCTTTTAAGCATTTAGCTTTATATAAAGGGGAAGCTATGAAGGGTATAGCAGAAGAATTATTTGATGATATTTTAGCGGATTTAAATTAA
- a CDS encoding (2Fe-2S)-binding protein, with product MEKVKISFNLNHKDVTIEVNPNKRLIDMLREDFRLLSVKEGCSEGECGACTVIVNGAAVTSCIVLAPQVDGSSVITLEGLSQNGELDKLQQSFIDAGAVQCGFCTPGMILSAKALLMKDPNPTKEEIKKAMSGNICRCTGYTKIIEAVEIARDK from the coding sequence TTGGAAAAGGTAAAAATATCATTTAATCTTAATCATAAAGATGTAACTATAGAGGTAAACCCAAATAAAAGATTAATAGACATGCTTAGAGAAGACTTTAGGCTATTGAGTGTTAAAGAAGGATGCTCAGAAGGTGAGTGCGGAGCATGTACTGTAATAGTAAATGGGGCTGCTGTAACTTCCTGTATAGTATTGGCTCCTCAAGTTGATGGAAGTTCTGTAATTACTTTAGAAGGCTTATCACAAAATGGAGAACTAGATAAATTGCAACAATCATTTATAGATGCTGGTGCCGTTCAATGTGGCTTCTGTACACCAGGAATGATACTTTCTGCAAAAGCATTATTAATGAAGGATCCTAACCCAACAAAGGAAGAAATTAAAAAAGCTATGTCTGGAAACATATGTAGATGTACTGGATATACAAAAATAATAGAAGCTGTTGAAATAGCCAGAGATAAATAA